Genomic DNA from Asterias amurensis chromosome 2, ASM3211899v1:
ATGTGGTTCCTGCGTGACGACAACTGCGTTCCTCCTGTTTACGTGTTGCAGCCAATTAGCTCTAAGCTACCATACTTTAATCGCCGTGACGAGCCAATCAAATCGAAGGAGCAACAGGGTGAGTGGTGGTCGACGTTTGAGCTACTTCAGAGCCAGTTACGCTTTGCTGCAGAAGAGGCTGAAACAAAGAAAGTTCTTACACCGGAGAAGGCAAAGAAGTATACTGTATCAGGTTAGTAAACATTTATGAGGTTAGGCTTTAAGTTGGAAACAGTTGTATTAAGACATTGCCAAGCGACTAATTTGGCCATCAGCATGGCCACTGAAAAACTGCGTATTGCTTTCTGTGAATCAATTAAGACGTTCATTTAGACACCAATACCAAAGGCATTTTACTAAACAGAggtggtttttttatttttaatagttACACAAGACGAGGTACAGCACGGCATTTTGAACGCACCATCCGATCAAAAGGAGCATTGCCTGTGTTTTGTCCGGAAGTTCAGCGATTTAGAGACCAAAGGTGAAGTAAGAGAAGCTTCATCATTCATTGACATCCAATCTGGGAAAGTTGATACCGATGCCCAGGCACTTTTGTCTAACCTACGCGACAACGAAGTTCCCCGGGTACTCCCCTCTACCAATATCATAGTTACTGACCTCGGCGAATGGTCAAAAGAAGGGGTTCATGTTGAGAATAAGCGGCACAAAGAATATCTGGAACGGTTCCTTGATGCGTTCTATACTAAGATGGTCGGTATGGTCGATGCTGGAGTGATGAAAGAGAAAGCGGCGAGCCTGGACAACCCTTTGCATCAAGAAATTCTCCAACACCTGTCATTCTGTGTGACCAAGTGTATTGGGTTCCTGGGTAGGGAGGACGTCATCGGTGAGGTTCAGAGATATGTATTGAAGTGGACAACGAGGAAGGAAAGTAGTCAGGAGGAGAAAGGTTTGCCTCTGGTACTGCATGGTGAATCTGGATGTGGAAAAACGTCAGTCATGGCAAAATGTGTTTCACTCGTGAAACAAACCTGGTTATCTGGAAGTGATGCCGCTGTCGTCATTCGATTCCTCGGTACGAGCCCAAACACCGCATCAATTCAGCGGGTACTAGAGACGTTGTGCAAACAAATCCAGCAAGTTTACAACCAGTCAGAGTTCCAAGTTCCTACTGAATACAACAAACTTGTTACAGCTTTTGTAAAGTTTCTGCAGTTCGCCACAAAAGCAAAACCTCTCGTCATTTTCTTGGATTCTCTCGATCAATTATCGGCCGACCATGGAGCACATCGGCTGGCATGGCTCCCCAAGACGCTGCCCCCGCATGTCGCCCTCATTGTCTCAACCTTACCCAAAGAGCACGGCATCCTGGATAAACTTAAGGAACGACTCCCCAACTCAGGGCAATACATccaagtgacgcagttttcacCAGAAGAGAGCACAACGATTATTAAGTCGTGGCTGGTGACTGCAAGCAAAGAAATGGCAAGCTCCCAGTTTGACATCATTGCAAAAGCTGTCAACGAGTGCAGTCTGCCACTATTCCTGAAACTTACCTTTGATCAATGCATAAAATGGCATTCATACCAGTCTGCAGAGAAATGCATTCTCGCATCCAGTATCCACGATATGATCAATCTTATCTTTCAGCAGCTTGAGGAGTACCATGGACGTATCCTCGTATCCAGGGCCTTAGCTTACATCACTCTATCTCCAGACGGTCTAACTGAGATGGAACTTGATGACATTCTCTCATTAGATGACGATGTATTGAATGACGTGTACCAGTTCTGGATGCCACCGGTGCGTCGAATCCCTCCTTCATTGTGGACAAGAATCAAGAACGACATCAGCTCGTATCTGGTAGACCGAGATGCAGATGGAGTGACAGTCACCTATTGGTATCACCGTCAGTTCATCGAGACGGCCAGGCAGCGGTATCTCAGTGATCCCGACCTCAGGAAGAAGCTTCATCAGACATGTGGAGAGTATTTTAATGGCACCTGGGCAGGAGATCGTAAGAAGCCATGCCGATATTCAGCTCTTCAAGTAGAGCGTTTTAAAGTCCCTGCAGAGTCTGAAGAGAACCGTCAAGTTTCAAGCCAACCACTACAGTTCACTGGACTGAAAGACCAAGTTAATGCCAAGTATAACATCCGGAAGCTAACACAGCTGCCGTTTCATCTGTTGGGAGCAGAAGACTTGGATTCTTTGAAGAAATTTGCTCTCTGTAACTTTGACTTCCTCCTCAGCAAAATCAAGGCTCTCTCGATGCAAGAAGCTTTGGATGATTTCGATAGAGTAGGAGAGAAGAAGCAAGATGATGAGCTAAGCATTCTCAGCAGTGCACTCCGACTGTCTTCATCCATTATCTCGAACGATCCTGATCAATTAGCACCGGAGATTATGGGACGGTTGATAAATGCTACGGATAAATATCCCAATCTGAAAGAACTTCTACAACAAGCCTCAGAAAGAGGTCTCGTGTTACACCCAATGCTACCAATCAGCACATGTTTAAAGCCACCAGGTGGGATGCTGGTGACGTCACTGGAGGGTCATACCGAGGAAGTTGTTGCTCTGTCAATATCACACGACTCTCGACTGGCAATAACTGGCTCGAAAGACACCACCGCTCGCATCTGGCTGGTTGAAAATGGCAGTTTGATTCACACGTTGACGGGCCACCGTGAGGCTGTGTATGGAATCGAAATGACGATGGACGATCAGTATTGTTTAACGTACAGCCACAGCGGAGAGTACATGAAAtcaggcaaaatttgttatTGGAACGTGGAGACCGGAGATCTGATTCACCGCCTCAAGGGTCACACTGGTAAAGGTACATCCAATGTTACGATCAGCCAGGACGGCAAGTATGCTGTGGCTGGCCTGCAGACATTAATCGACTACGATGGCGAAAATGAAGATACCGACTGTGAAGATGATGAAATCATAGCTGAGGGGAAACGGCAACACAAGAGCAACAAGAAGAAGGAGCTTGGAGATGACTGGGACGATGAGGACTATGAAGATGAGGCCAGAGATGTGGTGGTCGTCTGGAATCTGGAGACTGGGCGAGTTATGCATTGGTTGTACAAGCAAACAGGTGAGTTCCAGTTTTCTACGGTCTCGTTATGTAAAAATGCTGTCGATTTCTAATTCTGACAATTTATATGATTAGAAATAATAAAGCTGTCATTTTCCCCTAAATTATTGTATAACGTTCCAAAGTGGTACAGAATTTACAGGTTCTTAGCTACCATAGTCGTTACCCTCACTTACTTGTAACTCCACCTTTGTTTACCTCCAAGATCATATAAATGGAGTTCTATCGATGGTGATAGACGACCGGCAGATAGCCGCTTCGTTCTCCAATGATCACACTATCGTGCTGTGGGACATAATCAAAGGAGAACCACTTCGTGAGATGACTGATGATCGTGACCTGCCCATCATTAAGATCGCTCTGTCCGATGACCAGCGGCTTCTTGCAGTACACGGAGGTGACGTCTCGATCCACAGTTTCCCCGACTTCAAGTTCCTTGGAGAGTCGACGGACCCAGATTCCAGCTCAACGATAAGGGCCATGTTCATCACGAAGGACAACTCACGAGTCGTTTCCGGACATTGCTGTGGACTGGTCAGAGTTTTCGGAACCGGTGAAGGCACAGAGAGAACTCGACTCCTGCAACAGGAATACTTCGACAGAGAATCAATTGATAGCATGACTGTTACACCTGATGAAAAGTAAGCTCATTGTGTGttagtgttacaaaaagtacacttacatttaaaaaaagacgAACATTCTCAAAATATGTCCGTTTTTTCTGTCTGTGTCAACttcttaaaattttgttttaactccCGTGCGTAAAACAAAAATCTGTTTATGTCTTTAACCAAATGTTATCTGTATGTTTGTTGCTTTTCTTTTTAGGTATGTTGTTGCATCTTGCAATACCAAGTCTGAAGCTGCAGTTTTCCACCTTCATAACTTAGAAGTAGCTACCATACTGCCTCACGACCTGGCAGTTTTGGCAGTGGATGTAACACCGGACAGCTCCAAGATCCTCACCGCATCTAAAGACAAAAACGTCCGTGTTTGGGACCTTGGTAATATCAACGCGTCTGAATCCACCAAAGAGCTAGAACGTACTCTAGCTAAACACAACGATTACGTTCTCCTGGTACTTAGAATGAAGTGTGACGACAATGTCATCACGACGAGCTCCGATGGCACAATTAAGGTATGGGACGTAAGAACCGGCAAGGTTGTCAAGAGTCTAGAAGCACCGGAAGATGGCGACTGTCACGATGCTGCCATCAGTAGTGATGACAGTTTCATGGTAGGGTGTGGCTCCCGTCACTGGTACGTCTTGGGTCTGCCAGACTTTGACGTGAGGGGTGCGTTCACAGAGATGATGCTGCACGTGTCTTGTTTAGTGATAACCCCAGATGACAGGAGAGTCGCTATTGGACTCCAGCGTCCGAAGTTCGAAATCAGAATCTGTAACCTGA
This window encodes:
- the LOC139950410 gene encoding NACHT and WD repeat domain-containing protein 2-like isoform X1 — translated: MDVQRVILQGDLSRQLPKQRSKVVRIFTSSTFTDTSTERNALMRDVYPRLKDYCKSNHGLEFQVIDMRWGVRDEATDDHMTSQLCMAEIAQCQRLSVGPNFVTFLCQKYGYRPFPPKIENDEFTLLRDALIRNEKPTEKLDMWFLRDDNCVPPVYVLQPISSKLPYFNRRDEPIKSKEQQGEWWSTFELLQSQLRFAAEEAETKKVLTPEKAKKYTVSVTQDEVQHGILNAPSDQKEHCLCFVRKFSDLETKGEVREASSFIDIQSGKVDTDAQALLSNLRDNEVPRVLPSTNIIVTDLGEWSKEGVHVENKRHKEYLERFLDAFYTKMVGMVDAGVMKEKAASLDNPLHQEILQHLSFCVTKCIGFLGREDVIGEVQRYVLKWTTRKESSQEEKGLPLVLHGESGCGKTSVMAKCVSLVKQTWLSGSDAAVVIRFLGTSPNTASIQRVLETLCKQIQQVYNQSEFQVPTEYNKLVTAFVKFLQFATKAKPLVIFLDSLDQLSADHGAHRLAWLPKTLPPHVALIVSTLPKEHGILDKLKERLPNSGQYIQVTQFSPEESTTIIKSWLVTASKEMASSQFDIIAKAVNECSLPLFLKLTFDQCIKWHSYQSAEKCILASSIHDMINLIFQQLEEYHGRILVSRALAYITLSPDGLTEMELDDILSLDDDVLNDVYQFWMPPVRRIPPSLWTRIKNDISSYLVDRDADGVTVTYWYHRQFIETARQRYLSDPDLRKKLHQTCGEYFNGTWAGDRKKPCRYSALQVERFKVPAESEENRQVSSQPLQFTGLKDQVNAKYNIRKLTQLPFHLLGAEDLDSLKKFALCNFDFLLSKIKALSMQEALDDFDRVGEKKQDDELSILSSALRLSSSIISNDPDQLAPEIMGRLINATDKYPNLKELLQQASERGLVLHPMLPISTCLKPPGGMLVTSLEGHTEEVVALSISHDSRLAITGSKDTTARIWLVENGSLIHTLTGHREAVYGIEMTMDDQYCLTYSHSGEYMKSGKICYWNVETGDLIHRLKGHTGKGTSNVTISQDGKYAVAGLQTLIDYDGENEDTDCEDDEIIAEGKRQHKSNKKKELGDDWDDEDYEDEARDVVVVWNLETGRVMHWLYKQTDHINGVLSMVIDDRQIAASFSNDHTIVLWDIIKGEPLREMTDDRDLPIIKIALSDDQRLLAVHGGDVSIHSFPDFKFLGESTDPDSSSTIRAMFITKDNSRVVSGHCCGLVRVFGTGEGTERTRLLQQEYFDRESIDSMTVTPDEKYVVASCNTKSEAAVFHLHNLEVATILPHDLAVLAVDVTPDSSKILTASKDKNVRVWDLGNINASESTKELERTLAKHNDYVLLVLRMKCDDNVITTSSDGTIKVWDVRTGKVVKSLEAPEDGDCHDAAISSDDSFMVGCGSRHWYVLGLPDFDVRGAFTEMMLHVSCLVITPDDRRVAIGLQRPKFEIRICNLKTGETLQVIGLRSTSLHMLSSGLFVNQFEIQMYDESGKSKILQLIQGDTGRVSAALEHKDKVHTYAVSADETMLISGSSSTVYLWALSNASLIATMEGHGEWVKAVAFSSEGTIAASGANGGEIIIWNIQSKSLKHTITHAHESDIRQLVFSPDNRLLLSLAQDDSYVQLWDVETAQCVMRYHTYSKVRTAVISRKCNTFIVALEDGRMAFLKISPPGVKPQPELSGNRASRPADIGPTAVDHQLSPQQQGQPQSLTQSQDKPMDGSSPNRARKSSMCQII
- the LOC139950410 gene encoding NACHT domain- and WD repeat-containing protein 1-like isoform X2, which codes for MRDVYPRLKDYCKSNHGLEFQVIDMRWGVRDEATDDHMTSQLCMAEIAQCQRLSVGPNFVTFLCQKYGYRPFPPKIENDEFTLLRDALIRNEKPTEKLDMWFLRDDNCVPPVYVLQPISSKLPYFNRRDEPIKSKEQQGEWWSTFELLQSQLRFAAEEAETKKVLTPEKAKKYTVSVTQDEVQHGILNAPSDQKEHCLCFVRKFSDLETKGEVREASSFIDIQSGKVDTDAQALLSNLRDNEVPRVLPSTNIIVTDLGEWSKEGVHVENKRHKEYLERFLDAFYTKMVGMVDAGVMKEKAASLDNPLHQEILQHLSFCVTKCIGFLGREDVIGEVQRYVLKWTTRKESSQEEKGLPLVLHGESGCGKTSVMAKCVSLVKQTWLSGSDAAVVIRFLGTSPNTASIQRVLETLCKQIQQVYNQSEFQVPTEYNKLVTAFVKFLQFATKAKPLVIFLDSLDQLSADHGAHRLAWLPKTLPPHVALIVSTLPKEHGILDKLKERLPNSGQYIQVTQFSPEESTTIIKSWLVTASKEMASSQFDIIAKAVNECSLPLFLKLTFDQCIKWHSYQSAEKCILASSIHDMINLIFQQLEEYHGRILVSRALAYITLSPDGLTEMELDDILSLDDDVLNDVYQFWMPPVRRIPPSLWTRIKNDISSYLVDRDADGVTVTYWYHRQFIETARQRYLSDPDLRKKLHQTCGEYFNGTWAGDRKKPCRYSALQVERFKVPAESEENRQVSSQPLQFTGLKDQVNAKYNIRKLTQLPFHLLGAEDLDSLKKFALCNFDFLLSKIKALSMQEALDDFDRVGEKKQDDELSILSSALRLSSSIISNDPDQLAPEIMGRLINATDKYPNLKELLQQASERGLVLHPMLPISTCLKPPGGMLVTSLEGHTEEVVALSISHDSRLAITGSKDTTARIWLVENGSLIHTLTGHREAVYGIEMTMDDQYCLTYSHSGEYMKSGKICYWNVETGDLIHRLKGHTGKGTSNVTISQDGKYAVAGLQTLIDYDGENEDTDCEDDEIIAEGKRQHKSNKKKELGDDWDDEDYEDEARDVVVVWNLETGRVMHWLYKQTDHINGVLSMVIDDRQIAASFSNDHTIVLWDIIKGEPLREMTDDRDLPIIKIALSDDQRLLAVHGGDVSIHSFPDFKFLGESTDPDSSSTIRAMFITKDNSRVVSGHCCGLVRVFGTGEGTERTRLLQQEYFDRESIDSMTVTPDEKYVVASCNTKSEAAVFHLHNLEVATILPHDLAVLAVDVTPDSSKILTASKDKNVRVWDLGNINASESTKELERTLAKHNDYVLLVLRMKCDDNVITTSSDGTIKVWDVRTGKVVKSLEAPEDGDCHDAAISSDDSFMVGCGSRHWYVLGLPDFDVRGAFTEMMLHVSCLVITPDDRRVAIGLQRPKFEIRICNLKTGETLQVIGLRSTSLHMLSSGLFVNQFEIQMYDESGKSKILQLIQGDTGRVSAALEHKDKVHTYAVSADETMLISGSSSTVYLWALSNASLIATMEGHGEWVKAVAFSSEGTIAASGANGGEIIIWNIQSKSLKHTITHAHESDIRQLVFSPDNRLLLSLAQDDSYVQLWDVETAQCVMRYHTYSKVRTAVISRKCNTFIVALEDGRMAFLKISPPGVKPQPELSGNRASRPADIGPTAVDHQLSPQQQGQPQSLTQSQDKPMDGSSPNRARKSSMCQII